From the genome of Streptomyces sp. NBC_00523:
CCAGCGCTGTTCGGCGCTGGTCAGCTGGGCGAGCGTCGGCAGGGACGCGGTCTCCGGGGGCTCGCCCAGCGGACCGCCGCGCTCCACCCAGCCCCGGTCCGACGACCAGCGCAGGGTCGCCGCGGGCTGCGGGGCGGGCTGCCGCTCGGCCGGTCCGGCGGGCCCGCGCAGGGTGCCGGCCAGGTCCTTCGGGGTGGGCACGCCCTTGGTGCCGGGGCCGTGCGCGGGCGGGGCGGGGGCCTCACCGGGCCGGGGCGCCGCCTCCTCGTCGTCGCGAGCCGTCTCCGCCTGCGCGGCGGCCCGCGACGCGCGCTCGGCGGAGGCGGCGAGGGCCGATTCGGGCAGCGGGGCGGAGAGGATCGCGGCGATCTCGGGGCGCGGGACGGGCGGCGGGGCGCAGAGGCCGCCGGTCTCCTTGGCCCGGACGGCCTGGGTGATCCAGGCGCGGTCCAGGACGCGGCGCTCGTCGGCCTCGGCGACCAGGTCCTCGGACTGGTTGTAGTCGCCGTCGGCGGCCTGGACGGCCCAGAGGTGGACGGCGACGCCGTGCTCCTTGGCGGACATCAGACCGGGGAGCAGGTCGCCGTCGCCGGTCACCAGGACCACGTCGGAGCAGGCGCGGTTGCGGGCGAGCTCGGTCAGCTCGGCGTGCATCGCGGCGTCGACGCCCTTCTGCGCCCAGCGTCCGTCACTGCGGGTGAGGGCTCCGAGCCGGACGGTGACCCGGGGCATCACGCGCAGCCTGCGGTGCTCGGGCTGCGGGACGCGGTCGGGGGCGCCGTCGAACCAGTAGATCCGCAGCAGCGGCTGCGCGGTGTCGGCCTCGGCGCGCTCGCGCAGCTGCTGGATGAGGGCCGCGTGGTCGACGGTGATGCGGGACCGGGCGGGCTCTCCTGCCAGCAGACTCGCGGCTGCGCCCAGCAAGTAGCCGGCGTCCACCAGGACGACGCAACGGTCCACGCGTTCCACCCTCTTCCAGGCAATCGGGATCGGGTTTTCTCAGGGTTCCTTCGAGTCTGCCCGACCACGCCGGGGTTAACGGCCGGAACTCGATCATCGGCGTGGCGGATCGCGAAAAGCGCGCATCATACCCCGCCACTACGCACGGTAATGATCCGACATGCGATGTTTATCCGATTATGTGAATCTGACGGTGGTCCTGGCCCCGAGAGTCCTTATAGGAGGAACACCATGGCCAAGAACAAGAACCGCAAGCAGGGCAGCCAGCAGGATCGCGCTTCGCAGGCGGAGCGCGCTTCCGAGCAGTCGCGCTCGACGGCCACCGAGGCCCAGAGCTCGATGCAGTCGCAGGCGCAGGGCAGCCCTGCCGATGTTGCACGCAAGCATCAGCGGCGCTTCGGCCACAACTGACCGGACTCCCGGTAAGGCACACCGAGAGGGGCGACCCCGCGCAAGCGGAGCCGCCCCTCTCGTACGCGTACCGGCGATCAGCCCGCCAGGCAGGACGGACCGAGCAGCACCTTCAGGTCGCCGAAGAGCGCCGGGTCCGGCTTCACCCGGTGCCGGTCGAGCCGGAGCACCGTGGTCTTGCGGGGACCCTGGAGCCGGATGCGTACCTCGGTGTCGCCCCGGTGGCTGTTCAGCACCTCACCGAGCCGGCTGACCATGGGCGGGGTGACCCGGACCGTCGGGATGGTCAGGACGACGGGCGCGTTGGTCCCGGCGTTGGAGATGTCGGGGACCTGCATCTCCATGGCGACCAGGCGCGGCACGTCCTCGCGCTTGTCGAGGCGCCCCTTGACGAAGACGACGGTGTCCTCGACCAGCTGCGTGGAGACCAGCTGGTAGGTGGCGGGGAAGAACATGCACTCGATGGAGCCGGCCAGGTCCTCCACGGTGGCGATGGCCCAGGCGTTGCCCTGCTTGGTCATCTTGCGCTGGAGGCCGGAGATGATGCCGCCCACCGTGACGATCGCGCCGTCGGCGTGCTCACCGCCGGTGAGCTGCGAGATCGACGCGTCCGACTTGTCCGACAGCACGTGCTCCAGACCGAAGAGCGGGTGGTCGGAGACGTAGAGCCCGAGCATCTCGCGCTCCTGGGCCAGCAGATAGGACTTCTCCCACTCGACGTCGGAGAACTCCACGTCGAGCCCGAAGCCCGGCTCGTCGCTGTCCTCCTCGCCGCCGCCGAAGAGGTCGAACTGCCCCTCGGCCTCCTTGCGCTTGACCTGCACCACGTTGTCGATCATGGGCTCGTGGTGGGCGACGAGGCCCTTGCGGGTGTGGCCCATCTCGTCGAAGGCGCCCGCCTTGATGAGCGATTCCACGGTCCGCTTGTTGCAGACGACCGCCTCGACCTTGTCCAGGAAGTCGGGGAAGGTGCTGTACTTCCCCTTCGTCTTGCGGCACCGGATGATCGAGTCCACGACGTTCTGGCCGACGTTGCGGACGGCCGTGAGCCCGAAGAGGATCACGTCGTCGCCCTGGGCGGCGAAGTTGGACTCCGACTCGTTGACGTTCGGCGGGAGCACCTTGATGCCCATGCGCCGGCACTCGTTCAGGTAGACCGCGGACTTGTCCTTGTCGTCCTTGACCGAGGTCAGCAGGGCCGCCATGTACTCGGCGGGGTAGTTCGCCTTGAGGTACGCGGTCCAGTAGGTGACGAGCCCGTACGCGGAGGAGTGCGCCTTGTTGAACGCGTACCCGGCGAACGGGACCAGGACGTCCCAGAGCGCCTTGATCGCCGCGTCCGAGAAGCCCTTCTTCTTGGCGCCGGCCTCGAAGAGGACGAAGTTCTTCGCCAGCTCCTCGGGCTTCTTCTTGCCCATCACGCGGCGCAGGATGTCGGCCTCGCCGAGCGAGTAGCCGGCGACGATCTGCGCGGCCTTCTGCACCTGCTCCTGGTACACGATCAGGCCGTAGGTGAGGCCCAGGACCTCCTTGAGCGGCTCCTCCAGCTCAGGGTGGATCGGGGTGATCTCCTGGCGGCCGTTCTTGCGCTCGGCGTAGTTCGTGTGCGAGTTCATGCCCATCGGGCCCGGCCGGTAGAGGGCCGAGACGGCGGAAATGTCCTCGAAGTTGTCGGGCTGCATCTGGCGCAGCAGCGAGCGCATCGGCCCGCCGTCGAACTGGAACACGCCGAGCGTGTCACCGCGGCACAGCAGCTCGTACGTCTTGGGGTCGTCCAGCGGGAGGGCGAGCATCTCCAGGTCGATGCCCTTGTTGGACTTCACCATCTTGATGGCGTCGTCCATGATCGTCAGGTTGCGCAGCCCCAGGAAGTCCATCTTGAGGAGGCCGAGCGACTCGCACTGCGGGTAGTCCCACTGCGTGATGGTGACGCCGTCGGTGTGCCGCACCCAGACCGGGGCGTGGTCCACGATCGGCTCGCTGGACATGATGACGCCGGCGGCGTGCACGCCCATCTGCCGGACCAGGCCCTCGACGCCCTTGGCGGTGTCGATGACCTTCTTGACGTCCGGCTCGTTCTCGTACATCCCCCGGATCTCGCCGGCCTCGCTGTAGCGCGGGTGGCTGGGGTCGGTGATGCCGTTGAGGTCGATGCCCTTGCCGAGGACGTCGGCGGGCATGGCCTTGGTGAGGCGGTCGCCCATGGCGTACGGGTAGCCGAGGACGCGGGCGGAGTCCTTGATCGCGTTCTTGGCCTTGATCTTGCCGTAGGTGCCGATCATGGCGACCTTGTCGGCGCCGTACTTCTCGGTCACGTACCGGATGACCTCGACGCGCCTGCGCTCGTCGAAGTCGATGTCGACGTCGGGCATGGAGACGCGCTCGGGGTTGAGGAACCGCTCGAAGATCAGCCCGTGCTCGATCGGGTCGAGGTCGGTGATGCCCATCGCGTACGAGACGATCGAGCCGGCCGCGGAGCCTCGGCCGGGGCCGACCGCGATGCCGTTGTTCTTGGCCCACATGATGAAGTCGGCGACGACCAGGAAGTACCCCGGGAACCCCATCTGGATGATGATGTCCATCTCGTACTCGACCTGCCGCTGCCGGTCCTCGGGGACGCCGTTCGGGAAACGGCGGTTCATCCCGACCCGGACCTCCTCCTGGAACCAGGTGATCTCCGTGTAGCCCTCGGGGATCTCGAACTTCGGCATCAGGTCGCGCTTCTCGAACATCCCGGTGGTGTCGATCTGCTCGGCGACCAGGAGGGTGTTCGCGCATCCCTCCTGCCAGGCGTCGGAGGAGTCGACCCCGTACATCTCGTCCGTGGTCTTCAGGTAGTAGCCGGTGCCGTCGAAGCGGAAGCGGTCCGGGTCGGAGAGGTTCTTGCCGGTCTGGATGCAGAGCAGGGCGTCGTGCGCGGTCGCCTCGGAGGCGTACGTGTAGTGCGAGTCGTTCGTCACGAGCGGCGGAATGCCGAGCTTCTTGCCGATCTCCAGCAGCCCGTCGCGGACCCGGCGCTCGATCTCGATGCCGTGGTCCATCAGCTCCAGGAAGTAGCGCCCCTCGCCGAAGATGTCCTTGTAGTCGGAGGCCGCCTTGACCGCCTCGTCGAACTGGCCGAGCCGCAGCCGCGTCTGGACCTCGCCGGAGGGGCAGCCGGTGGACGCGATCAGGCCCTCGGACCACTGGGCGATGGTCTCCTTGTCCATACGCGGCCACTTCTGGAGCCAGCCCTCGGCGTAGGCGTCGGACGACAGCTTGAAGAGGTTGTGCAGACCGGTGCTGTTGGCCGCCCAGATCGTCTTGTGGGTGTAACCACCCGAACCGGAGACGTCGTCGCGCTTCTGGTGCGGCTGCCCCCACTGGATCTTCCGCTTGTGCTTGCGCGACTCGGGCGCGACGTACGCCTCGATCCCGATGATCGGCGTCACACCCGCCTTCTGCGCCGAGTGGAAGAAGTCGTACGCCCCGTGCAGGTTGCCGTGGTCGGTCATCGCGATATGGGACATGCCCATCTCGTTGCACGCGTTGAACATGTCCTTGAGCCGCGCGGCACCGTCCAGCAGCGAGTACTGGGTGTGGACGTGAAGGTGCGTGAAGGGCGGCTTGGTCACGGCGCTGTGCCTCCGGGGAAATGTGGATGACGGGACGGGTGACGTCTCGGGATGTCTGGGGGGACAGCGTGGAAGTCTACGTCTCCGAGGAGCGCGGCGACGGGCACTCCGCGATACGGTCGCGCGTTGGAAGGGCGGGACCACCCGTCCCTTTTGTCATGCACGTCATCAGCCAGGTCAGGCACCAGGAGGCAGTCACAGATGTCGGACACGCAGACCGGCGCGGAGCGGCGCGGGGAGCAGATTCTCGAGGTCTTCGACGCCGCCTTCAGGGAGCTCCTGGCGGCCGATCCGGCCGCGTTCCGGGTCAAGTTCCGCAAGATGGCGGGCTCCGCCTTCGCGTTCTACCGGGGCACGGCCTGCCTGTTCTACAGCGACCTGGAGCGCGAGCGGCACGGCGGCCCGTATCTGGACGAGCGCACCGGCCGGGTCTGGATCCACGGCGACCTGCACGCGGAGAACTTCGGCACCTACATGGACGCCAACGGCCGCCTCGTCTTCAACGTGAACGACTTCGACGAGGCGTACGTGGGCCCCTTCACCTGGGACCTCAAGCGCTTCGCCGCCTCCGTCGCCCTGCTGGGGTACGCGAAGGCGCTGGGCGACGAGCAGATCACCGAGCTGGTACGGGTCTACGCGGCGGCCTACCGCGAGCGCATCCGCGCCCTGGCCACGGGCGCCAAGGATGAGGAGGTGCCCCCCTTCACCCTGGACACCGCCGAGGGGCCGCTGCTCGGCGCGCTGCGCACCGCCCGCTCGCTGACCCGTTTCTCGCTGCTGGACTCGATGACCGAGATCCGCGACTTCGAGCGCCGGTTCGCCGAGGGCGGCGGCGCGATCGACCTGGACGCGGCCACGCGGTACAAGGTGCTCGCGGCGTTCGACGGCTATCTGGAGACGCTGCCGGAGTCGAGCCTGACCCGGCCCGACTCGTACCGGGTCAAGGACGTCGTGGGCCGGCGCGGCATCGGCATCGGTTCGGCGGGCCTGCCCTCGTACAACATCCTCCTGGAGGGCAACAGCGACGCCCTGGAGAACGATGTCGTGATCTACCTCAAGCAGGCGCAGACCCCGGCCGTCTCCCGGCACATCACGGACGCGGCGGTCCGCGGCTACTTCCAGCACGAGGGCCACCGCACGGTGATCTCGCAGCGCGCCCTCCAGGCCCACGCCGACCCGTGGCTCGGCTGGACCGAGCTCGACGGCGCCGGCCAGCTCGTCGCCGAGGTGTCGCCGTACGCGGTGGACCTGGACTGGTCCGACATCGACGAGCCCGACGAGATCGCGGCGCTCGTCGCCGACCTCGGCCGGGCCACGGCCACGATGCACTCGGCGGCGGACGACGAGAGCGGCCACTCGCTGGTGCCGTTTTCCACGGAGCGGGCGATCGACGCCGCCGTCGCGGCCGACGAGGAGGGCTTCGGGGACCTCCTCGTGGACTTCGCCCACAGTTACGGCGCCCGGGCCCGCGCGGACCACCAGATCTTCGTGGACCTCTTCCGCAACGGGCGCATCCCGGGGCTGTAGCCGGCGAAACGGAACCTTTAGGGGTCGCTTACAGGTTCGCATGCGACACTCCTGGGCGATGGACATATCCGGGACGCAGCTCAGAGCGGCACGCGCGGCGCTTTTCACAGCGCTCGTAGTGACGCTCTCCGCCGCGTCCCACGTCCTGCTCTCCCAGGTCGCGCTGCCCCTGGTCCCCGTCGCCGTGCTGGCCGGGGCCGTCTTCGCGGCGGCCTACGCCCTGGCCGGCCGCCAGCGCGGCTTCGGGGCCATCGCCGGACTCCTGGTCCCCCTGGAGCTGGCCGCCGACACCTTCTTCACCACCGGGCAGCACCTCTGCTACGGGGCGGCGGGCGGCCCGATAGCGGGCCCCCTGCGCTCGGTGGGCGTCGACGTCCTGTGCGGCGGCGACCTCGGCCCCGGCACGGCCCAGCTCGGCGACGTGGGCACCCCGCTCGCCTCGGTGACCGCGGGCGGCCAGGGCGCCGCCGCACTGCTCGCCTCCCCCGGCCCGCTGGTCCCCTGGCTGCTGCTGGCCGCCCATGTCACGGTCGGGCTGCTCGCCGCCGCCTGGCTGCACCGCGGGGAGCTGGCGCTCGCCGGGCTGCTCCGGGCGGGCGCGCTGCTGGCGTTCCGGCCGCTGCTGACCGCGGTGGCCGTGGTGCGCGCGGCGGGCCGCCCGCCGCGTGCCCGGGTCCGCGCCGCCGCCTCCGGGCCGCTGCTGCCGGGCCGCGCCCGCCTCCGCGTGCACTCCGTGGGACGGAGGGGTCCGCCGCTCGGGGCCTGTGCCCTCTGAGCAACGCGAGCCCCGGACCGTACGACCCACATCCACGGAGAACACCACCATGAGCAAGCGCAACAGCCAGGCCAACAAGTCCGCCGCCCGCGAGCGGCTGCGCGCGGAGCGCGAGCGCCAGGCGAAGAAGGACAAGGCCCGCCGGCAGGTCATCGTCGGCGTCTCGGTCGTCGCCGTCCTCGCCGTCGCGGGCGGCGTCGCCTACGGCGTGAAGAAGCTCAACGAGCCCGCCTACTGGGAAGCGGCCAAGGACGCCAAGCTCGTCGCGCCCAAGAACACCTCCGGCAAGGACGGCACCACCGTCGTCGTCGGCAAGGACACCGCGAAGAAGACCCTCAAGGTGTACGAGGACCCGCGCTGCCCGATCTGCGCCCAGCTCGAACAGACCGTCGGCGCGACCATGAAGAAGGACATGGACGACGGCAAGTACAAGGTCCAGTTCGTCGGAGCGACCTTCCTCGACACCAACATCCCCGGAGAGGGCTCCCGGAACGCGCTGAGCGCGCTGGGCGCCGCGCTCGACGTGAGCCCCGAGGCGTTCCTCGAATACAAGAGCGCGCTCTACTCGGCGAAGTACCACCCCGAGGAGCAGGACGACAAGTTCAAGGACGACTCGTACCTGATCAAGGTCGCCGACACCGTGGACGCGCTGAAGGGGAACTCCGCGTTCCAGAAGGCCGTCAAGGACGGGACCTTCGACAAGTGGGCCCTGACGCTGAGCAAGAAGTTCGACGAGGACGGCAAGAAGTACGACTTCCAGGGCACGCCGACCCTCGTCATGGACGACAAGAAGGTGACCGGCAACGACGGCAAGAACGCGCCGATGACCGTCGACGAGTACACGACGGCGCTCACCGCCGCGCTGAAGGGCTGACCCGCCCCCTCGAAGGGCTCCGCACGGCCACCGCGCGGAGCCCTTCGCGCGTCACAGCGTGGCGAGGAACCCGATCGCGACCTTCCAGGCCAGCTCCGCCGCCTCCCGGTCGAAGTCCGGCAGCTCCGGGTCGGTGAACAGGTGCCCGGCGCCCGGGTAGCGGTAGACCTCCACGTCCGCCCCGGTCCGCTGCATGTCCAGGTACCAGGAGTTCAGCCAGTCCGACGTCTCGTACGGGTCGGGGTCGGCGACGTGCAGCTGTACCGGCAGCTCGTCCACCGAGGCGTTCTCGGCGATGTCCGAGGTGCCGTGCAGGAGCAGCAGCCCGCGCGCCTTCTCGTCGCCGAGCGCCAGGGTCTGGGCGACCGAGGCGCCGAGCGAGAAACCGGCGTAGACGAGGCCCTGGTCGGAGTAGGGCGCGGCGGCGAGCACGGCCCGCTTCAGCAGCTCCTCCTTGCCGGTTTCCTCCCGGAACGCCTCCGCTTCCTCCACCGAATCAAAGGTGTGCCCGTCGAACAGATCGGGCACGCGCACCTCGTGCCCCGCGGCGCGCAGCCGGTCGGCTGCGGCGTGCACGGCGGGGCGCAGACCGTACATCGAGTGGAAAAGCATGATGTTCATGACGCCCATGGTGCCAGTTGCGTTCGAAGGGATGGAGAGCGACAGCATGGAGAATGTTCTGCGGCCGCTGATCGTCCTCGGCGGCTCGGTGGTGATCACCCTGGCGGCGGGCTGGCTGTTCGACTTCCTGCTGAGGCGCGCCGACGCCCGGCACCACGAGACCCCGCTGTGGGGCCTGCTGCGGCGCTGCCGCATCCCGTTCCAGCTGGTCATGTGCGCGGCGCTGCTGCGAGGTACGTACGCGAGGACCGGCCTCGGCCCGGTCCAGGACCACCGGGTGGGCATCGGCCGGCTGCTGACGCTGGTACTGATCGGCGCGTCGGCCTGGCTGGTGGTGCGGATCGCCATCGCGGTCGTGGACTCGGTGTACGCGCGCTACGCGGCGGCCCACAACCGGGACCCCGCGCGGGTGCGGCGGGTGCGGACGCAGGTGACGCTGATCCAGCGCGTGGTCATCGCCGTGGCGACGACCCTGGCGGTCGCGGCGATGCTGCTGACGTTCCCCGAGATGCAGGCGGTGGGGACCTCGATGCTGGCGTCGGCCGGTCTCCTCGGCATCGTCGCCGGTGTCGCCGCCCAGTCCACGCTGGGCAACCTCTTCGCGGGCCTTCAGATCGCGTTCGGCGACATGGTCCGCATCGGCGACACCGTGGTGGTGGACGGAGAGTGGGGCACGATCGAGGAGATCACGCTGACCTTCCTCGCGGTGCGGACGTGGGACGAGCGGCGGATCACGATGCCGGTCTCGTACTTCACGGGCAAGCCGTTCGAGAACTGGTCGCGCGGCGGGGCGCAGATGACCGGCTCGGTCTTCTTCCACCTCGACCACTCGGCGCCGATCGAGGCGATGCGCGACAAGCTGCGGGACATCCTCGGCGAGTGCGCCGCCTGGGACGGCCGGAACTGGTCCCTGGCGGTCACGGACACCACCCCGACGACGATCCAGGTGCGGGCGGTGGTCACGGCGAAGGACGCGGACGACATCTGGACGGCGCGCTGCGCGGTCCGGGAGCAGCTGATCGGCTGGCTGCGCGACCACCACCCGTACGCGCTGCCGCGGGTCGCGACGGCCCCCGCGGCGCTCCCGCCCGGCGACGCCTGGCCGTCGGTGAACGGGAACGGCAAGGACGAGAAGCCGAGCAGCTGGAACCGGACCCCGCGCACCGGCCGGGGCTGAGCTCAGCGCAGGCTGCGGACGTCCAGCTGCCGCAGGACCCGGTCCACGACCTCCGGGTCGGAGCCGGGTTCGCTGCGCGCGGAGAGCACGGCGTGGCGGGCGGCCGACATCATCTCGCGCTGGATCCGGCTGACCGCCTGGAACCGTTCGACGCGCTTGGCGTAGGCGTCGCGCCGTTCGTCGTCCACCATCTCGGGGCTGATCCGCGCCCCCACGTCGTACGCGAGCCGGTGCAGCCGCTCCGTGACCTCCTCGGGGAAGTCCTCGGTCTCCTCGATCTCCCTGAGCCGCTGCCGGGCCGCCTTGGCCGCCCGGATCGCGAGGTCCTTCTCCAGGGCCGCCTCGGCGTCCGTGTCCGCGCGCACCCCGAGCTTCCGCACCAGCCAGGGCAGCGTCAGCCCCTGGAAGACCAGGGTCACCATGATCACGGAGAACGCGATGAAGACGATCTCGTCGCGGCCGGGGAACGGCTTGCCGTCGTCCGTCTCCAGCGGGATCGCGAGGGCCAGCGCGACGGAGGCCACCCCGCGCATCCCGGCCCACCACATGATCACGGTCTCCCGCCAGCTGGTGGGGATCTCCTCGCTGACGTCCCGCCGGGTGTGCAGCCGCTTGGCGAGCCAGGTGGCCGGGAGCAGATAGAGGAGCCGTACGCCGACGACGACCGCGACGACCGCGAGGCCCCAGCCGGCCATCTCCAGCTCGCGGCCGTTCGCGGTGCCGAACACGTTGTGCAGTTCGAGGCCGATGAGCCCGAAGGCGATCCCGGTGACCAGGGTGTCCACGATCTCCCAGAAGGTGCGTCCGGTGAGCCGGCCGAGGACGTCGTCGGCGTCCGCGGTGTGCTCGGCGAGGAAGATCGCGGTCATCAGGACGGCGAGCACCCCGGAGCCCATCAGCTCCTCGGCGAGCACGTAGCTGACGAACGGCACCAGCAGGGTCAGGCCGACCTGGAGGGTGGCGTCGCCGAGCAGCCCCATCAGCTTGATGGTGAGCCAGCCGAGCGCGACGCCCACTGCCACGGCGACCACCGCGGACAGCACGAGCAGCCCGAACGCCTCGGGCCACGAGAAGGTCCCGCTGACGGCCGCCGCGATGGCCACGTGGTACAGCACGATCGCGGTGACGTCGTTGAACAGCCCCTCGCCCTCCAGGATGGAGATGAGCCGCCGGGGCAGCCCGACGGACCCGGCGACGGCGGTGGCGGCGACCGGGTCGGGCGGGGCGACGAGCGCGCCGAGGGCGACGGCGGCGGCGAGCGGCAGGCCGGGCACGATCGAGTGGGCCACCGCAGCGACGGCGGCGGTCGTGAGGAAGACCAGGGCGACGGCCAGCAGGAAGATGGGCCGCTTGTTCGCGGCGAACTGCCGCCAGGACGTGCGCTGCACCGAGGCGTAGAGCAGCGGCGGCAGCAGCGCGGGGAGGATGATCTCCGGCGGGATGTCCACGTTCGGCACGAAGCTGAGGAAGGCCAGCACGACGCCGAAGAGCGTCATCAGCACCGGCGCCGGCAGCTTCAGCCGGTCCCCCAGCGGGACCGTGACCACGGCACCGAGCAGGAGCAGGAGCAGCAGTGACATCTGGTCCACGGGGTGCCTTCCGAAGCGCTCCGGCCGGGGCCCGGTCCCACGCCCGGCCGATGCCCCTCACCCTGCCATGCGCCCCCCGCCCGCCGAGGTCAGGGGGTGCGGCGGGGCGTCAGATCGTCCGGCGCATGGCCCGGTGCGGGATGCCCGCGTCCATGAACTCGGGGCCGTACGGCTCGTAGCCGAGGCGCTCGTAGAAGCGCAGGGCGTGCGTCTGGGCGTGCAGGTCGACCGCGGTGAGGCCCTGGCTCCGGGCCGCGTCCTCGATGGCCCGCACGAGCGCGGCGCCGACGCCGAGGCCCCGGGCCTCCTTGCTCACCGCGAGCCGGCCGAGCGAGCCGACGGCCGGGTCCCCGCCGGTGTGCGGGGCGGCGGCGGGGCCGTGCAGCAGCCGCCCGGTCCCGAGCGCGGTCCCGTCGGCGGCGACGGCTATGACGTGCAACGCGTCCGCGTCGTGGGCGTCGTACTCGATCTCCTCCGGCACGTTCTGCTCACCGACGAAGACCTCCTTGCGGACCTGGAAGCACGCGGCGCGGTCCTGCTCGTCGGCGACGGGCCTGGTGGTGTACGCGAGGGGCCCGGCCGTCACTGGCTCTCCTCCGCGATGCGGTCCAGCGCCTGCTGGAGGTCGTCGGGGTAAGTGCTGGTGAACTCGACCCAGCTCCCGTCGGCGGGGTGCTCGAAGCCCAGCTTCACCGCGTGCAGCCACTGCCGGGTCAGGCCGAGGCGCTTGGCCATGGTGGGGTCGGCGCCGTAGGTGAGGTCGCCGACGCAGGGGTGGCGGTGGGCGGCCATGTGCACCCGGATCTGGTGGGTGCGCCCGGTCTCCAGCTTGATGTCGAGGAGGCTGGCGGCCCGGTACGCCTCGATGAGGTCGTAGTGGGTCACCGAGGCCTTGCCGTCCGCGACGACCGCCCACTTGTAGTCGTGGTTCGGGTGGCGGCCGATGGGGGCGTCGATGGTGCCGCTCATCGGGTCCGGGTGGCCCTGGACCAGCGCGTTGTACTTCTTCTCCACGACCCGGTCGCGGAACTGCGCCTTCAGCAGGGTGTAGGCGCGCTCGGACTTGGCGACGACCATCAGCCCGGAGGTGCCGACGTCGAGGCGGTGCACGATGCCCTGGCGCTCGGCGGCGCCGGAGGTCGAGATCCGGTACCCGGCTGCGGCGAGGCCGCCGATGACGGTGGTGCCGGTCCAGCCGGGGCTGGGGTGGGCGGCGACGCCGACCGGCTTGACGATCACCACGATGTCGTCGTCGTCGTGGACGATCTCCATGCCCTCGACGGGCTCGGCGACGATCTGTACGGGCGCGGGCGCCTGCGGCATCTCCACTTCGAGCCAGGCACCGCCGTGCACCCGCTCGGACTTCCCGACCACCGAGCCGTCCACCTGCACCTTTCCTGCGGCGGCCAGGTCGGCGGCCTTGGTGCGGGAGAAGCCGAACATCCGGGAGATGGCGGCGTCGACGCGCTCGCCCTCCAGACCATCGGGGACGGGCAGGGTGCGGACCTCGGGTTGCGTACTCACCAGTCGAGTATGCCTTGCCCCCGCCGGTCCTCGTCCCGCGGTCCGAAAGGCCCTGGGAAAGGCCTAGTCCTTGTGCACGGTGCCGTCGGGGTCCAGGCCCCGGAAGGAGAGGAACACGATCAGGATGCCGCCGCAGACGATCGCGGAGTCGGCCAGGTTGAAGACGGCGAAGTGGGCGGGGGCGATGAAGTCCACCACCGCGCCCTCGAAGACGCCCGGCGCGCGGAAGATGCGGTCGGTGAGGTTCCCCAGGGCGCCGCCGAGCAGCAGGCCGAGCGCGATGGCCCACGGCAGGCTGTACAGCTTGCGGGCCAGCCGCGCGATCACCACGATGACGGTCGCCGCGATGATCGTGAAGATGATCGTGAACGCCTCGCCGAAGCCGAACGCGGCCCCCGAGTTGCGCAGGGCGTCCAGCTT
Proteins encoded in this window:
- a CDS encoding NYN domain-containing protein produces the protein MERVDRCVVLVDAGYLLGAAASLLAGEPARSRITVDHAALIQQLRERAEADTAQPLLRIYWFDGAPDRVPQPEHRRLRVMPRVTVRLGALTRSDGRWAQKGVDAAMHAELTELARNRACSDVVLVTGDGDLLPGLMSAKEHGVAVHLWAVQAADGDYNQSEDLVAEADERRVLDRAWITQAVRAKETGGLCAPPPVPRPEIAAILSAPLPESALAASAERASRAAAQAETARDDEEAAPRPGEAPAPPAHGPGTKGVPTPKDLAGTLRGPAGPAERQPAPQPAATLRWSSDRGWVERGGPLGEPPETASLPTLAQLTSAEQRWADREEDITTVGGDPFEVGQVFARRWMERLPETGHLQKLSALYPRIPHRIDGELLRYAARFGLLAHKDDQIDEHDRYAIRAGFWREIDVRTAADHAPAAERAAEKAGKSGPAGD
- the dnaE gene encoding DNA polymerase III subunit alpha; its protein translation is MTKPPFTHLHVHTQYSLLDGAARLKDMFNACNEMGMSHIAMTDHGNLHGAYDFFHSAQKAGVTPIIGIEAYVAPESRKHKRKIQWGQPHQKRDDVSGSGGYTHKTIWAANSTGLHNLFKLSSDAYAEGWLQKWPRMDKETIAQWSEGLIASTGCPSGEVQTRLRLGQFDEAVKAASDYKDIFGEGRYFLELMDHGIEIERRVRDGLLEIGKKLGIPPLVTNDSHYTYASEATAHDALLCIQTGKNLSDPDRFRFDGTGYYLKTTDEMYGVDSSDAWQEGCANTLLVAEQIDTTGMFEKRDLMPKFEIPEGYTEITWFQEEVRVGMNRRFPNGVPEDRQRQVEYEMDIIIQMGFPGYFLVVADFIMWAKNNGIAVGPGRGSAAGSIVSYAMGITDLDPIEHGLIFERFLNPERVSMPDVDIDFDERRRVEVIRYVTEKYGADKVAMIGTYGKIKAKNAIKDSARVLGYPYAMGDRLTKAMPADVLGKGIDLNGITDPSHPRYSEAGEIRGMYENEPDVKKVIDTAKGVEGLVRQMGVHAAGVIMSSEPIVDHAPVWVRHTDGVTITQWDYPQCESLGLLKMDFLGLRNLTIMDDAIKMVKSNKGIDLEMLALPLDDPKTYELLCRGDTLGVFQFDGGPMRSLLRQMQPDNFEDISAVSALYRPGPMGMNSHTNYAERKNGRQEITPIHPELEEPLKEVLGLTYGLIVYQEQVQKAAQIVAGYSLGEADILRRVMGKKKPEELAKNFVLFEAGAKKKGFSDAAIKALWDVLVPFAGYAFNKAHSSAYGLVTYWTAYLKANYPAEYMAALLTSVKDDKDKSAVYLNECRRMGIKVLPPNVNESESNFAAQGDDVILFGLTAVRNVGQNVVDSIIRCRKTKGKYSTFPDFLDKVEAVVCNKRTVESLIKAGAFDEMGHTRKGLVAHHEPMIDNVVQVKRKEAEGQFDLFGGGEEDSDEPGFGLDVEFSDVEWEKSYLLAQEREMLGLYVSDHPLFGLEHVLSDKSDASISQLTGGEHADGAIVTVGGIISGLQRKMTKQGNAWAIATVEDLAGSIECMFFPATYQLVSTQLVEDTVVFVKGRLDKREDVPRLVAMEMQVPDISNAGTNAPVVLTIPTVRVTPPMVSRLGEVLNSHRGDTEVRIRLQGPRKTTVLRLDRHRVKPDPALFGDLKVLLGPSCLAG
- a CDS encoding DUF2252 domain-containing protein, whose amino-acid sequence is MSDTQTGAERRGEQILEVFDAAFRELLAADPAAFRVKFRKMAGSAFAFYRGTACLFYSDLERERHGGPYLDERTGRVWIHGDLHAENFGTYMDANGRLVFNVNDFDEAYVGPFTWDLKRFAASVALLGYAKALGDEQITELVRVYAAAYRERIRALATGAKDEEVPPFTLDTAEGPLLGALRTARSLTRFSLLDSMTEIRDFERRFAEGGGAIDLDAATRYKVLAAFDGYLETLPESSLTRPDSYRVKDVVGRRGIGIGSAGLPSYNILLEGNSDALENDVVIYLKQAQTPAVSRHITDAAVRGYFQHEGHRTVISQRALQAHADPWLGWTELDGAGQLVAEVSPYAVDLDWSDIDEPDEIAALVADLGRATATMHSAADDESGHSLVPFSTERAIDAAVAADEEGFGDLLVDFAHSYGARARADHQIFVDLFRNGRIPGL
- a CDS encoding thioredoxin domain-containing protein → MSKRNSQANKSAARERLRAERERQAKKDKARRQVIVGVSVVAVLAVAGGVAYGVKKLNEPAYWEAAKDAKLVAPKNTSGKDGTTVVVGKDTAKKTLKVYEDPRCPICAQLEQTVGATMKKDMDDGKYKVQFVGATFLDTNIPGEGSRNALSALGAALDVSPEAFLEYKSALYSAKYHPEEQDDKFKDDSYLIKVADTVDALKGNSAFQKAVKDGTFDKWALTLSKKFDEDGKKYDFQGTPTLVMDDKKVTGNDGKNAPMTVDEYTTALTAALKG